The nucleotide sequence ATATCGTCTACAAGGCGAAACTGCTCGGTGTGCCGGTTGTGTTCGTGGATCCGAAGCATACGTCCCAAGCGTGCCCGTCCTGCGGGCACACGTCTAAACGTAACCGCCCTGCCAGAGACGATTTCAGGTGTGAGTTGTGCGGCTTCGCTGGGTTCGCAGATCACATCGCTGCGATCAATATCGCATCCAGGGCTGCTGTCAACCAGCCTATTGTAGCGGTGCATATGCATCAGTTACAAGCTCCGGTCTTCAGGCTGGAGTAGTTGACGTGCAATTCTTGGCGTATCAGTATCCTCCGAGCCGCCCGATGGAGCGCTTGAGGTAGCTGAGCAGCGCCATCGAGAGCATCATCGAGAGCGCGAGCGCCGATATCGTGTCCTCCCACCTGATATCGCTCATCTCCATGAGGTACAAAATGCCTCCAGATAGGGTCGTAAGGAGCGCTGTCGATAGAACGGATACTAGCAGCGATGCGGCCACAGATCCAACCTGGTACCGCTCAAAGAGCGCGACGAAGAGGACGAAGCTTATCGCTGTTATCACGAGTATAACAGAGTACGGAAGAGTCGGGCCGTACATGAATACCTGGATGAGGCCGAATGCGAGAAGGACCATGGTGATTCCAAGCATTGTGGAGGCCAGGAACGCCCTCAGCACGTAGCTGTCGCGCAATATCATCTGCAATTTGTTTGCTTTTATTGAATATAAGGATTCTCTTCTCCGCTTACTGCTCCCATGCATTTGAAGCTGAACCGGCAGGTCTTGCAGCTATATTGCTCCTGCACGATAGCTGTGGTCCGCCTCTGCATGTCAGAACTGAGCGATCGTATTATCTACCATTAACCACCAAAATATCTTTGGTGTCTTCCCTTGTATGACGTCATTGTTGTGGGTGCCGGTCCGGCTGGTCTGACTGCCGGTATGTACTGCGCCAGGGGTGGCATGAAGACATTGGTACTGGGCAACATCTACACATCCCAGCAATCCATGGGCGGACTTTACGAGAACTACCCTGGATTTCCTGATGGCATCCAGGGCATAGAGCTCTCGGAGCGTATGCTCTCCCAGGCGCAGAGGTACGGGGCAGAGTACAGGCAGGAGATGGTCGAGAAGATAGTCCATCTGGATGACACGTTCAGGATCAAGACGGAGAGCTGGGAGTACGTCTGCAGAGCCCTGATCCTGGCGACGGGCGCGAGCCACAGGAAGCTGGGGGTGCCTGGGGAGGAGAAATACGTTACAAGAGGCCTGTCATACTGTGTTTACTGCGATGGCGCCCTCTTCAGGGACAGAACGACCGCCGTCGTCGGCTATGGCAACGGCGCAGCTAGGGCGCTGCTCTACCTCTCGAACATATGCAGCAGGGTTCATCTTCTCTGTCCTAGGGAGAGGCTTGTTGCCGAGGCGGTGTACCTCGATCGGCTGAAGGGCATAAGGAACGTAACACAGACATTCGGCGTCGAGGTAACACGCATAGTGGGAGATGAGTTCGTCAGCGGCATCGAGTTCGTTGTCGGGGGGACACCGAGATCCCTAAAGGTGGATGGCATATTCGTGGAGATGGGGGTATCTCCAAACACAGCTCTCGCAAAAGATCTCGGGCTCGAGCTGACTGAGGGCGGGTTCGTGAAGGTCAACCGTCTCACACAAGAGACATCCATGCCAGGCGTCTTCGCAGCCGGAGATGTCACAGGTGGAAGGATGCAGGTCGCAACCGCGGTCGGCTCGGGCGCATCGGCAGCTATAAGCGCTATGCAGTATCTCAGGTAGAGTGATGAAGAGCGCGCGATCCCCTGTCGCGGTCTGGCGCGGCAGGGATCTTCTCGATAATAAAATCGTTGAATCCACCACAGTGATTCTGAGAACCAGGGGCTGCAGATGGAACCGGTGCGTGATGTGCGGATACGCGCAGGAGGGTGTCGATGCGAGCGCTGAGGATATCATCGCGCAGTTCATTTCTGCACTAAAGAAAGCCGAGGGCTCGGAGCTCGTCAAGATCTACACCAGCGGCAGCTTTCTCGACCCTGCAGAGGTTCCTGAGGCGGTGCGCCTGGAGATTCTCAGATCGCTGAGAGATATGGGTGTGAGGAGGCTTGTGATCGAGTCGAGGCCGGAGTACATCGATCGCACCGCTCTCGAGCAGATCCTGGGTCTCATGGACGTGGAGATAGGCATCGGTCTCGAGAGCTCGAGCGATCTTGTGAGGTCGCATCTTATAAACAAAGGGTTCACGTTCTCTGATTTCGCGAAGGCCGCTGATCTTATACACTCCCTCGGGGGGCGCGTGAAGACCTACCTACTCCTCAAGCCCCCGGGTCTCTCTGAGATGGATGCGATCGCTGACGCGATGAGATCTGCGAGAGATGCAGAGCCTTACTCTGATATCATCTCGCTGAACCTCTGCAACGTCCAGAGGAACACGCAGCTTGAGAGGATGTGGCAGCGCGGCGTTTACAGACCACCATGGCTCTGGTCGGCGGTTGAGGTTCTCCGCGAGTCCTCGCTGAGAGTTCCGTTGATATGCGATCCGGTTGGCGCAGGAGCGAAAAGGGGGCCACACAACTGCGGCGTATGTGACGGATTCGTTGCAGATGCGATAAGGTCGTTCTCGCTGAGCCAGAGCAGATCCTGCCTGAACGTCGATTGCACCTGCCGCTCCGTCTGGAGAAAGGTCCTGGAGCTCGAGGATCTCTCCTTCGGAACACCACTTGTTTGAAACGCTGCATGCGACATTAGAGGCGTGCCAAAAGGATGAAAGCGTTTGAGATGCGGGTTGGTTTCGTCCAAACAACCCGACAAGGAATGTCAATCCTCCATGTCGTGCTTTCATGGTAACAGGGGCTTGTCTCTGCTCCGCGCTCATGCGTATCGACGATCTGCTCCAGCGTAGCAGGTTGTCTCTCATGTGATGCTGGAACGGATGTTCTGGAAATCCAGGCGACAGAAGCTGTACGCATGTACGAACCGAATGTTTTGGTCTTCCTTTTGGTTTTCCGGCTCAGGCCTAATGCACCGGAAAGTGTTATGAATCCGCAGGCTCTCCCACAGCAGGGATTCAGATGATCATCGTATACTCTCTTGGCGGATCCGTTCTTGCAGCGCAGGATTCCGCCGGCCTCAAAAGATATGCTGAAACGTTAAGAACAATCTCGAGAGACAATCAGGTCTACGTCGTCGTCGGGGGCGGGGCCCTCGCGCGCGAATGTATAGGGAGAGCGCGCGGCGTGGGTGCGAGCGAGGCCCTCTGCGATTCGATCGGGATACTCGCGACCAGGATGAACGCAGCGCTCCTCGCGGCAGCCCTCGATGGCTCCGCGCCGTTCAGGGTGCCGGAATCTTACGACGATGCACTCGAGGTCTCAAAGACGTACAGGATCGTGGTCATGGGCGGAGTCTCTCCGGGACAGACCACCGATGCGGTCGCTGCCCTTCTGGCAGAGCACGCCCGCGCGGATCTTCTCGTGATCGCCACATCGGTGAACGGCGTTTACACATCAGATCCTGAGAAGGACCCGGGGGCTGTGAAGATCCCCAGGATGAATGCAAAGGATCTGGCCAGGATGATGAGCCAGATCGAACTCAAAGCAGGATCGAGATCCCCTGTGGACCCGCTTGCAGCCAAGATAATCGAGCGGAGCCGCATCCCCACAGTCGTGGTCGATGGCAGGGACGTGGCCAATCTGATCAGGGCGATAGATGGTACACACGACGGCACCGAGATTCGCAGCTAGTCACGCCGGGGTCAGCGATCTGATTATGTCAGAGGGGTTAACCAGACCCCATGGCACCCCACCCTCGGTGACCACAAGCTGGCTCGTGCCAGTCTTGCCCATGATCTTTATCGCCTCGTAGACCAGATCGTCAGAGTCTATCGTAAGATAGCCCCTGGTCATGATCTCCTTCACCTCAACACCTGTGCGTCCGTCTGCGATCGCCCTCACAAGATCCACCAGGCTCACAAGTCCTGGAGAGCTCTCATCGACGAGCGCCTCGCTCACGCCGTTATGTATCATGGTCCTGGCGGCATCCTGGATCGATGCCGAGGGGCTGATTCTCACTGCGCGGCGTGCGATCTTTTTCACAGGTATCCGCGGCACTGAGATCATCTCTCTGACCTTGAATATCAGCCTGCTCATCGTGTCGTCCCTGCCGGTGACCTCGCCCCTGATGTAGAGCTTGTTCACAGGCGTCGGCCCTATCTCGATCTCATCGCCTATGTTGAAGTCCCTGACGTTCCCTGTGATGCGAACCATGCCATCGCAGCTGTCGTGCCGCATGACCTTGTTGAATATGATCTCGCTCGCAGATGCGCCCTCCACCTGGACGCCGTTCTTGATTATAGGCACGTCGACGATATCGCCGCTGTTGTCGAGGCATAGAACCTCATAGGCGGCACCGGTCGCCTTGTAGCCGCCCTTCGGCCCTGGCACTCCCTCCACAAGGTTCAGCGCCTTGAGCGACTGCATCTGGTTGCGTATGGTGCCAGGATTGCGGTCGATAAGCTCTGCGATCTCCTCTCCCTTTACAGCTCTTCCCTCACGTCGATGTATGTTGATCAACGCGGTAAGTATATCCCTCTGAACTGGTGTTAGCTCCATAGCAATACGGAAGTACCATCATTATTACCTATTTAGATTTAACCTTCGGAGTCACAAATTTTTGGATGGTCCTTTCGATCGCATGGGGCATTTATTAATTCCTTTATAGGGAAAATCTGACATCCTTTTCCAGATTCTGGATAGCGATTCTCTCAGAGCATTTCCATAACTCATAGGGTAACAGGCGCATGGGTACACATCGCCAGCTGGAGTGATATGCATCCAGCTCCTCCCCGCGAAGCATCCGAAGCGTTTGAGCGCCTCAGGCACAGAGAAAATCCTCGGCGGGGGTGCGTTTGAGGCGAACCCCTCCAGCGCGGAGAGATCAGAATCGTCGAGCACGATATCCTCTGAGCCGGTGCACCTCCCCGTCGGCACAACCTCGAAGAGCGTGAGCTCATGCGCGCCCATGTCGCGTGCGAGCTCGTGGAATTTCTGTAGGTGCATGATGTTATCATGCCTCAGCACCACATAGAGATCGACCAGCAGTCCGGCGCTCAGCGCATGTCTTATGGCGTTCATAGCATCCCTGTACACACCCCTCCGACCGCGTATGGCATCATGTTCATGCTCCACAGGGCTGTCCAGGCTCACGTTCACCGCCTGGAGGCCTGCATCCCTGAGCCTCTCCGCCAGCACCTCGGTGAAACCAGCGCCAGAGGTGAACATCGTGGTCACCGCCCGATCGTCCACATAGCTCACAAGCTCCGGAAGCTCTCTGTACAGACACGGCTCTCCGCCATCGAATATTATGAGCGTGGATCCGAGATCGAGCGCCTGATCTATGATTCTCTGAACATCTTCCGGCTCAAGACTGAGGTGCTTTCCCGTATCTGGCAGCGCGCAGTGCCTGCATCTGTTGGGGCACTCCTCGGTCACAGATATCGTGATCTGGTCAGGGGTTCTCCTGCCGAGGGATGCGAGGATCTGGCTCCTGACAAAGCGATCGAAAGCCCTGCTCGGAACAGGTGGCAGCCATGTCGATATGTACAGAGACTCCCCAGCGAATGCCGGAATGTTTCCGTCGATCATCGAGAGGGCGGATGAGATCGCTGGAACTCTGGAGAGAATACCATCGGCTCTGATCCTGATTCTCCCCGAATCTACGATTGCTGCCGCCTTTAAAAGAGGGTTATCGCAGAGCGTGTACACCAAACGATCACCGCTTGTAGACCTCATCGGGATCGAAGATCCTCTCACCGACTATCCTCCCGTCCAGGGTCCTGTAGAAGCAGGATCTGTATCCGGTGTGGCATGCGCCCCCCTTCTGCTCGACCTTGAGAAGTATCGCGTCCTCATCGCAGTCAACCAGTATCTCCTTCACGATCTGCTCATTTCCGGAGGACTCGCCCTTACGCCACAGCTTCCCCCGCGACCTAGACCAGTAGTGCGCAACCCCCGTCTCCACAGTCTTTTTGAGCGCGACGCTGTTCATGTAGGCCAGCATCAGCACCTCTCCTGTCCTCCAGTCCTGTGCCACTGCTGGAATCAGCTTGCCATCCGGAATCTCGACGATGCTCATCACCTCATGATCACTGGCGTGGCGTATAAAGCTTGGTGATGTGCTTTCTCGTCCCAGCCGTAGCAGCTCTCCGGATCAGCTCACAAGTTCGCTCTTATCTATTTAGCAACCTGGAGTCATGCAGGCCGGTTTCTGGATGCATTCATTCGCCTGACAGGACCGCCCGGCAGGACCAGCTAGCTCCGGGCAGGTTATCAGGACAAGAGCATACAGATTTCAACGCACTGGCGGTGCGCCAGAAGCATGATCTGTGCATTCGCAGCATCCGACCCGCAAGAGATATATCCAAAAAACTTGACTTTAAGCCAATTAAGTTTAACAGGTGTCCTGCTTGGAACTTGCAATCGCACTTGGGGTGCTTGTGGGCCTGCTGATATTCGCCCTTAAGGCCAGCATGGGATGCGGGCTAGCGCATCTCAGCCTCAGAGAGATCACGCTGGTCGCATCAGGCTATCTCCTTGTGGCCACCGGTATGGGTCTGGTGATAGATCGCCTCTCCATAGATCTGATCGCGGGCATGATCAGAGCAGGTGTGGCGATGCATGCGATTCTTGCACTCTGCCTCATAGCTCTCGGGATGCTCACGATAAGAGAGTGGAGATGCTCCAGTAAGGATATCTCCCGCAAAACGTTCCTGGCGCTCTCTATTCCGTGTCCGGCATGCATGGCCGCGACGTTTCTCTCAATCAGCGTGCTTGCAGATCACCTCGAAATTTCACCAGCCAGAATCGGCGCAGCGGTGGGCATCATGCTCTTCATCACCATCTCTTTTGTCTCAATGCTCCTGAAAAGGATTCGGGGAGGGCCAGGCATCATCGGGAACGTGATGATGCTCCTGGGTGGATTTTACCTCATATCGATAATGCTCCTGCCATCATACATCCAGATGCAGAGTGTGATCCTGAGATGCGCAGCGCCTGAGGTGCATTCTGAGCTGATTGCAGCTTATCTGATACTGACGATGCTGATCTCCCTGGGGTATGTCATCCGGAAGAAGGGTGTGAGGGTATGATATACGAGACGGCTGTCAGCCTTCTCTACGTTTTCTCCACATCTCTGCTCTATCCTGACATAATCGGCCTGCTTATTCTCTTCACATGGTCGCTCATCCTGGTGGGATCGATGATCCAGGAGTACACCTCCAGGAGAAGGGATGTTAAGGAGCTGGAGGAGATTGTGCTCAGGGCAGCCTCGCTTGTAAGCTCCGGAATGTCAGAGGATGCCGCAGATCTTCTCAGGAGTTACAGATCCCCGCAGGTGGCCGGTGTTCTCATGGAGATAGCACGCTCTCTGGAGGGCAGCATGCTCCGCGTAAGGCTCGACAAGATCCTGCAGGATGTGGAGCTGGATATGGCCAGGAGGCTCGAGCCGCTGCGCATCGGCATGAGATTGGGCCCGATACTGGGGCTGATGGGCACACTGATACCCATGGGCCCGGCGCTTGTGAGCCTTTCGAAGGGGGATATACAGTCGATGGCATCGAGCCTGATAATAGCGTTTGCAACGACTGTTATAGGGCTGGTCGTTGGCGGTATATGCTACTGCTCTCTTCTGATAAGAAACAGATGGTACCATCAGGATCTGAGCGATTTGGAGTACGCTGCTGCTATCCTGAGGAGGGCGATGGATGAGGGGCAGGACGGGCGTTCTGGATGAGATCGATGGGGACCCGATGGAGGGCGTCGCCAACCTCTTCGATGTCGCGATGGTCTTCGCTGTGGCGCTTCTCCTCGCGCTTGTTCTCTCCTACAACATCTCAGAGCTTCTTGATCCAACATCCAGCGTCACCGTTGTGAAGAATCCGGGCGAGCCGGACATGCAGATAATCATCAAGAACATGAGCAGCATTCAGATCCTGAACATGACGGAGCAGCTCGGAGGGGGGCAGGGGACCAGGATAGGCACCGCGTACCGTCTCAGGAGCGGTCAGGTGATATACGTCCCCGAGAATGAGACGTCAACTCCTATGAGGATCTGAGGGCGTTTGGATCGCGGGCCCGAACTGCTGAGCGGCCATCAAACCACTGGCAAACCTCCAGGCAGCGGTGGAGATTTCAGTGATGGGAGCACAGGAGCGGGAGGTGATCGAATGTATGTAACTCTTCTCGGCACAGGCGCGGGAATACCGCAGCCGGATCGCGCGCAGTCCTCTCTTCTCATTCGTGATGAGCATCTGCTGCTCATCGACTGCGGAGCTGGCGCCCTTTTCAGGCTGGGCGAGCTCGGGCTGAGCCCGCTGGAGATCGAGACCGTGCTTCTCACGCATCTGCATCTCGATCATGTTGCAGACCTTCTCCCACTCGCAAAGGCGCGGTATCTGCTCGGCAGGCCCTGGCTCAGCGTATTCGGACCTGCCGGCACAGAGCAGCTGGTGAGATCCCTGCAGTCCCTCTACCCTTATCTGCACTCGATAAGGCTGGAGGTCACCGAGATCGAGGCTGGATGCAGGTTCGAGCTGTGTGGATTCAGCGTGCAGAGCGCATCCGCGGTCCACAGCGTTCCAGCGCTCTGCTACAGGATCGAGGGCTCATCGATTCTCACATGCTCAGGAGACACCGAGCCGAACGCAGATGTATCTGAGCTCGCGGCCGGATCCGACCTGCTCGTCCATGAATGCTCATTTCCCGACGGATTTGATGTTACGAACCACACAACTCCAGCGGCCCTCGGTCGGCTTGTTAGAGATGTCGGTGAAATCCTGCTGACACACTTCTATCCCCAGTGCAGGGGTCTGGAGGATGAGATGGCGCGCACTGTGGAGCAGCTCTCCGGAATCAGGACCAGAGCGGGAAGGGATCTGATGCGCATTCCTTTGAGATCTGAATGATCGCTGATGGCACTGGAATGGCAACCAGCGGCGCAGCCAGGTGATCTGGCGGAGTGGCGGGTGCATTAAAACGAACCATTCAGAGCCGGCTGATTTGGCGGCAGCAGAGATCACTGAGATCGATCTCAGCCCCAATGCGGACACATTCCCTCTCGCGTGGGGAGAGGAGTGTTCCTACTCCCTCCTCCACATTCCCGCTGCAACCAGCAGTAGCACGAAGAGCACGAGCGCTATCCCGAAGAGCGGCGCCCCTGATACAGAAGGGGTTGCTTCAACAGTGACGTTCTCCATCACATATCCCCTCACGTCCATGGTCTCTGATTCAGGCTTTTTCTCCATCTCAGACCCGACACCCTGGGGTAGCGTGCTGTTCTCTCCATAGGGATGCCTGGAACGCGATGAGCTTCCCGACCTCACAGCCTGAGCGGTCGAGGATTCCTCTACAGCAGGAAGCATACCGCTCATATACTCCTTCAAGAGAAGATTGCCGCAAGTGTGGTGGCAGCAGGCAACCCCGTAATCCTCGACGAGATCCCTGTACTGCTCCGCCAGATCCTTCAGGACCTCCGGAGATGGATGCCATCTGTCCTTCCTTGCGGTCTCAAGAAGCCTCGCATCCATCACCTGCGCAGCCCATGGATTGTTCTTCCTGAAGAAATCTCGCAGCCCCAGGCCGTATTTGTCATCCACATAGATCTCGTGAACCTCTTTCCATGTGCTCTCGCTCACAAGCTCGGGCACCGTCGCCTCCCATCCCCAGAGGTACTCGACGAACCTGTCCATCTCCCTCGCCCCAGCGTAGCCCTGCTCCATCATCCCCTGGATCCATCTGGGGTTGTAGTACCTTGTCCTCAGCTCCCTCGAGAAGAACTCGCCCAGCTCATGGACCCTTTCCTTCCTGGGATCTCTCGCATCTGTCACGTACATCTCCGGGGTGGAGCCGGTCACGGTTCTGACAGCGAGAGCTATTCCGCCTAGATACTGGAAGACGTCATCGTTATCGATGAACCCGTAGAGGTTGGAGTTCGTGTGATGGACGGCTGCATCAACTCCCTCAAGATTCGCGCTGTAAACCTCCATCTGCTGCTCCAGGGACAGGGATCTGCCAGAGGCGAACCTCCCTCCCCAGATACCATCTCCGTAGATGTATGACATCCTGGATATGAACAGCCTGCCGAGCTCTGAATCGTTCTCCCATCTGTCGCTCGCGGATACCGGCGCGTCGAGGTTCGGGCCGTATGTGCCCGCTTCCTCGAGAAAGATCCTGGATCTGGAGAGGAACTCCGCATCCTCTGCGCTCCAGTTGCCTGCCTGGATAAGCATATCCCTCAGCATCTCGGAGTTCTCCCTGACGTAATTCGGGTATGCTGTATCTGTATCGTTTGCAGCGAGCCGTATCGCCTTATCGATTAGAACGAGCTTCTCCGGGAAGAGATCCCTGTAAAGACCGGATGGAACCACAAGGACATCTATCCTGGGCCTGCCCAGCTCTGATAGTGGTATCAGCGCGACATCGCTCACACCGCCGTAGGCATCGTAAACTGGCCTGGCACCGACGAGCTTGAGGATCTCAGAGTCTACGACCCCGTGGTCTGTCATCGCCCAGGCCCACAGGACGATCGCTATCTTTCTCGGGTATGTGCCGTTGTGCTTCAGCCTGTACTCCTCGATGAGCTCCTCTGCGAGTTTGCCTCCCACATCCCATGCCGCATGCGTCGGAACCCTTCTCGGATCCACAGACCTGAAGTTCCTGCCTGTTGGTAGCACCTGAGGATCCCTTATCGGGTCGTCAGCCGGCGATGGAGGTATGTAGCATCCGCTCAAAGCGTTTGTCGTGTTCGTGAGCTCTCTGTCACAGCTCCTCAGACCATCAGCATACATTAACGAGATGTTCAGGATACCCGTCAGGTTGGAGCTGATCTTTCCGAGAATTAACTCCTGAGCTGCTTCTGGGGAGGAACCGTTTATCACTGCTTCATAAAGGAGAGATGAAGATGCGTTTTCGATCTCATCCTCGCTGGAGGTTTTGAGCGCTCTCCTGATCTCATCGATGTAAGAATCGCCGAGCATCGAACGCACCATGGCAACCATCGAGTTATTCTCGTAGGGCTGGCCGAATGTGTGGAGCCCGTATGGCATGAACGAGCTCTTCAGCTCATCCAGGTAGTTCTCCAGCTCTGGCAGGAAATCCTCGAACGCATCAGGCTCCTGGAGTGCGCTGAGGTTCGCGCCGAGATCCTCATCCAGATGGAGCTCGCTGCATGTCTCCAGTATCTTCCTCCTGTACTCGTCCTTCACGCTCTCGTTTAGCACGTTCCTGTACTCGTATATGCTCTCCCTCAGATCTGAGAGGTTTCCGTAGAGGCCCGCGGCCACGATTGGCGGAGTGAGATGGGAGATCATCACAGCATCCCCGCGCCTCTTAGCCTGGGTGCCCTCTGCGATGTTGTCCACAATGTATGGGTAAACAACAGGCATGTCCTGAACGAGGAGCGCTGGCCAGTCGTCCCCTCCGACCACCCCCTCTCTGCCTGGAAGCCACTCCTGGGTCCCGTGCTTGCCCAGGTGGATGATCGCATCCGCGCCGAATCCGTGCTTGAGCCATAGATAGAACGCTATGTACTGATGGTGTGGGGGCACATCTGTGGAGTGGTAGAGAACCGTGCTGTTCTCAAGCCATCCCCGGCTCGGCTGCGGCAGCAGAATCACATTCCCGAAGGAGAGCTTCGGTATGACTATGTATGAGCCGCTGGAGTTCCTGAAGACCATGATCTCCCCGGGAGGGGGACCCCAGTGATCGATGACCTCTCTCTGCCGATCCGCCGGAAGCTCCTCGAACCAGCTGATATAAAGAGCTGCGGGGATCAGTGTGGCGTTTCCGCTTGCAACCATTGCATCCAGCTCGCCGGGAGCCCATGTGCCCACGTTCGTTCCCTGGTGTGCCAGAAGATCGACCAGGATCCTCTCATCAGGAACATCTCCCTCGATCCTGTACCCCAGGCTCTTCATGTGTTCCAGGATGTTTCGCAGGCTTCTCGGGACGTTAAGGTAGCACCCCTCTATGTTGTCCTTCCCGCCGCCGTGGTTGTAGTAGATTATGGCGACCCTCTTCTCGGAGTTCGGCTTTTTGAGCATTATCTGAGAGATGGCACGATCTGCGATCCGCTCGACCTCGGGCTCTATTGATGTGTACACAGTATCGTTCTTCCCGGAAACTGCGATCGGATCGAATATCCCGTCCATCTCGGGTAGCGCGACCTGGAAGTAGAGCTCCATCGGGCTGATGCTGGAGTTGGGCCAGTCCTGAGGCGACTGGTAGTAGAGCCGCATGCCGCGAAGCGCAGGCACGTTCAGCGACTCCAGGATCTCCACACCCCTATCAGGGTCCCCGTAGCTCAGGCGGAATGACTTGGTGACCACAGCGAGATCGATCAGGGTGGTGTTGTTCAGAACAAAGAACCTCTCGAGAGAGGATGCATTCGAGAAGCCTATGCATATGACATTCGCACCCCTTCGCTCGAACGCCCTGATGAGATCGATCCTGTCTGGCTGTCCCATGTCGCCGTAGTAGCTCGCGATTCCGATCGTCGGGGCGCTGCTGTTGTACCGGTACCAATTCATGTAAGATGTTATGTTCTCGAAGAGATCCGGGGCATCAGGGTGGTAGATGTACTCCTTCGGCGCAGGGATGGGCGGCTCAACCCTCACGTCAACTCCACAGAAATGTGACGCCAGATATGCAACAAGCCGGCGCATGTTCTCCACCCCTCCGTACTCCCAGTACAGCTCGATATCGGGATGTGCGCTCAGGTTCACACTGGCAAGATTCTGATATCC is from Methanothrix sp. and encodes:
- a CDS encoding transposase yields the protein IVYKAKLLGVPVVFVDPKHTSQACPSCGHTSKRNRPARDDFRCELCGFAGFADHIAAINIASRAAVNQPIVAVHMHQLQAPVFRLE
- a CDS encoding FAD-dependent oxidoreductase, encoding MYDVIVVGAGPAGLTAGMYCARGGMKTLVLGNIYTSQQSMGGLYENYPGFPDGIQGIELSERMLSQAQRYGAEYRQEMVEKIVHLDDTFRIKTESWEYVCRALILATGASHRKLGVPGEEKYVTRGLSYCVYCDGALFRDRTTAVVGYGNGAARALLYLSNICSRVHLLCPRERLVAEAVYLDRLKGIRNVTQTFGVEVTRIVGDEFVSGIEFVVGGTPRSLKVDGIFVEMGVSPNTALAKDLGLELTEGGFVKVNRLTQETSMPGVFAAGDVTGGRMQVATAVGSGASAAISAMQYLR
- a CDS encoding archaeosine biosynthesis radical SAM protein RaSEA; this translates as MKSARSPVAVWRGRDLLDNKIVESTTVILRTRGCRWNRCVMCGYAQEGVDASAEDIIAQFISALKKAEGSELVKIYTSGSFLDPAEVPEAVRLEILRSLRDMGVRRLVIESRPEYIDRTALEQILGLMDVEIGIGLESSSDLVRSHLINKGFTFSDFAKAADLIHSLGGRVKTYLLLKPPGLSEMDAIADAMRSARDAEPYSDIISLNLCNVQRNTQLERMWQRGVYRPPWLWSAVEVLRESSLRVPLICDPVGAGAKRGPHNCGVCDGFVADAIRSFSLSQSRSCLNVDCTCRSVWRKVLELEDLSFGTPLV
- the pyrH gene encoding UMP kinase, giving the protein MIIVYSLGGSVLAAQDSAGLKRYAETLRTISRDNQVYVVVGGGALARECIGRARGVGASEALCDSIGILATRMNAALLAAALDGSAPFRVPESYDDALEVSKTYRIVVMGGVSPGQTTDAVAALLAEHARADLLVIATSVNGVYTSDPEKDPGAVKIPRMNAKDLARMMSQIELKAGSRSPVDPLAAKIIERSRIPTVVVDGRDVANLIRAIDGTHDGTEIRS
- a CDS encoding CBS domain-containing protein, whose translation is MELTPVQRDILTALINIHRREGRAVKGEEIAELIDRNPGTIRNQMQSLKALNLVEGVPGPKGGYKATGAAYEVLCLDNSGDIVDVPIIKNGVQVEGASASEIIFNKVMRHDSCDGMVRITGNVRDFNIGDEIEIGPTPVNKLYIRGEVTGRDDTMSRLIFKVREMISVPRIPVKKIARRAVRISPSASIQDAARTMIHNGVSEALVDESSPGLVSLVDLVRAIADGRTGVEVKEIMTRGYLTIDSDDLVYEAIKIMGKTGTSQLVVTEGGVPWGLVNPSDIIRSLTPA
- a CDS encoding radical SAM protein — protein: MRGSSIPMRSTSGDRLVYTLCDNPLLKAAAIVDSGRIRIRADGILSRVPAISSALSMIDGNIPAFAGESLYISTWLPPVPSRAFDRFVRSQILASLGRRTPDQITISVTEECPNRCRHCALPDTGKHLSLEPEDVQRIIDQALDLGSTLIIFDGGEPCLYRELPELVSYVDDRAVTTMFTSGAGFTEVLAERLRDAGLQAVNVSLDSPVEHEHDAIRGRRGVYRDAMNAIRHALSAGLLVDLYVVLRHDNIMHLQKFHELARDMGAHELTLFEVVPTGRCTGSEDIVLDDSDLSALEGFASNAPPPRIFSVPEALKRFGCFAGRSWMHITPAGDVYPCACYPMSYGNALRESLSRIWKRMSDFPYKGINKCPMRSKGPSKNL
- the hisI gene encoding phosphoribosyl-AMP cyclohydrolase, with protein sequence MSIVEIPDGKLIPAVAQDWRTGEVLMLAYMNSVALKKTVETGVAHYWSRSRGKLWRKGESSGNEQIVKEILVDCDEDAILLKVEQKGGACHTGYRSCFYRTLDGRIVGERIFDPDEVYKR
- a CDS encoding DUF2162 domain-containing protein; the protein is MELAIALGVLVGLLIFALKASMGCGLAHLSLREITLVASGYLLVATGMGLVIDRLSIDLIAGMIRAGVAMHAILALCLIALGMLTIREWRCSSKDISRKTFLALSIPCPACMAATFLSISVLADHLEISPARIGAAVGIMLFITISFVSMLLKRIRGGPGIIGNVMMLLGGFYLISIMLLPSYIQMQSVILRCAAPEVHSELIAAYLILTMLISLGYVIRKKGVRV
- a CDS encoding MotA/TolQ/ExbB proton channel family protein encodes the protein MIYETAVSLLYVFSTSLLYPDIIGLLILFTWSLILVGSMIQEYTSRRRDVKELEEIVLRAASLVSSGMSEDAADLLRSYRSPQVAGVLMEIARSLEGSMLRVRLDKILQDVELDMARRLEPLRIGMRLGPILGLMGTLIPMGPALVSLSKGDIQSMASSLIIAFATTVIGLVVGGICYCSLLIRNRWYHQDLSDLEYAAAILRRAMDEGQDGRSG
- a CDS encoding DUF2149 domain-containing protein, whose translation is MRGRTGVLDEIDGDPMEGVANLFDVAMVFAVALLLALVLSYNISELLDPTSSVTVVKNPGEPDMQIIIKNMSSIQILNMTEQLGGGQGTRIGTAYRLRSGQVIYVPENETSTPMRI
- a CDS encoding MBL fold metallo-hydrolase; the protein is MYVTLLGTGAGIPQPDRAQSSLLIRDEHLLLIDCGAGALFRLGELGLSPLEIETVLLTHLHLDHVADLLPLAKARYLLGRPWLSVFGPAGTEQLVRSLQSLYPYLHSIRLEVTEIEAGCRFELCGFSVQSASAVHSVPALCYRIEGSSILTCSGDTEPNADVSELAAGSDLLVHECSFPDGFDVTNHTTPAALGRLVRDVGEILLTHFYPQCRGLEDEMARTVEQLSGIRTRAGRDLMRIPLRSE